Proteins co-encoded in one Populus trichocarpa isolate Nisqually-1 chromosome 10, P.trichocarpa_v4.1, whole genome shotgun sequence genomic window:
- the LOC7489408 gene encoding uncharacterized protein LOC7489408, with product MRGKGVSRDCSWRRTRSGKKTIGGREGQGSLDNIVVIDVDSDEFENVIIVDVPESLQQKLRGSSAVREGTRSPCIISVDDDDDDDDDDEEEEDECYTVDDHEINEQVDGNLDSDGTSSPSSPASDHIEKPVHRDADGCRVAEENRPVFKLRKCNRTYAEKATSRNRYGLDSDAEKATSRNRYGLDSDAESDSSEDNTSDCEVMEGSFGEVREQWEKASLKRKSMRCKGLDDQASPCSSHSDVHPNVEVENKTKQNSEPAVCSSSRNVNFGKVNSCASNDAGDGVLGGFPASAKMGNPFAKCNQKGESFSGSWKSRADENIHFHWTGDDLFGGETFTGDGDISCNKFQTVNGPGIKFPPGPSSQSNQVKDDKQYHDRTCFHYMEQNTTTEHSFPNTQRGPSLYSDDGKASDLNDNDSLPDGHHFDEIHNVNNSQIGSKEEDKEFTQVLSSCKTCSNDGRCREKFVSCTQSSEDKVVENVVAPSWTTQEVSDEKSDHYERAPREKSSQCHDTLSKRGISNSAEGKEAFTDFASSSQPCYERDPLCASHGDLLLSAERDIINEREKLKETDEYKQAIEEEWAARQRQLQIQAEEVQRLRKRRKAETLRILDMERRQKQRLEEVRETQKKDEENLNMKERFRVEVRKELYRLEVTCFNMASLLRGLGIHVEGGLKPLPNQVHAAYKRALLKLHPDRASKTDIRQQVEAEEKFKLISRMKEKFLSTSYH from the exons ATGAGGGGAAAGGGAGTGTCGAGAGATTGTTCTTGGCGTAGAACTCGATCAGGGAAGAAAACGATAGGGGGCCGCGAAGGTCAAGGGAGTCTTGATAATATTGTTGTGATTGATGTTGATAGTGATGAGTTTGAAAACGTTATTATCGTTGACGTTCCAGAGTCTTTACAACAGAAGCTAAGAGGTTCTAGTGCTGTTAGAGAAGGAACAAGATCTCCATGCATAATAAgcgttgatgatgatgatgacgacgacgacgacgatgaagaagaagaagatgaatgtTATACAGTGGATGATCATGAAATTAATGAGCAAGTTGATGGTAACTTGGATAGTGATGGCACTTCTAGTCCAAGCAGTCCTGCCTCTGATCATATCGAGAAACCTGTTCACAGGGATGCTGATGGTTGTCGAGTTGCTGAGGAGAATAGACCTGTGTTCAAGCTGAGAAAGTGCAATAGAACTTATGCTGAGAAAGCTACCTCTAGAAATCGTTATGGTTTAGATTCAGATGCTGAGAAAGCTACCTCTAGAAATCGTTATGGTTTAGATTCAGATGCTGAGAGTGATTCGTCTGAAGATAATACCTCTGATTGTGAAGTTATGGAAGGTTCTTTTGGAGAGGTTCGTGAACAGTGGGAAAAGGCTTCCCTAAAGAGAAAATCCATGCGCTGTAAAGGTCTGGATGATCAGGCTAGTCCATGCAGTTCTCACAGTGATGTTCATCCAAATGTTGAAGTAGAAAACAAGACCAAACAAAATTCAGAACCTGCTGTTTGCTCTAGTTCAAGAAATGTAAATTTTGGGAAAGTAAACTCTTGTGCCTCCAATGATGCTGGAGATGGAGTTTTAGGTGGGTTTCCTGCCAGTGCCAAGATGGGAAACCCTTTTGCAAAATGTAATCAGAAAGGCGAAAGCTTTTCAGGGTCATGGAAATCGAGAGCAGATGAGAATATTCATTTTCATTGGACTGGTGATGATCTTTTTGGAGGAGAGACATTCACAGGTGATGGTGATATTTCCTGTAACAAGTTTCAAACTGTAAATGGCCCTGGCATTAAGTTTCCTCCAGGACCTTCTTCACAGTCCAATCAAGTTAAGGATGATAAACAATATCATGATAGAACATGTTTTCATTATATGGAACAAAACACCACGACAGAGCATTCTTTTCCAAATACCCAAAGAGGGCCTAGCTTGTACTCAGATGACGGGAAAGCAAGTGATTTGAATGACAATGACTCTTTGCCTGATGGTCACCATTTTGATGAGATACATAATGTTAATAACAGTCAAATTGGTTCAAAGGAGGAAGATAAAGAATTTACTCAGGTGCTATCTAGTTGCAAGACTTGTTCTAATGATGGAAGATGCAGAGAGAAGTTTGTGTCTTGCACTCAATCATCTGAGGATAAAGTGGTTGAAAATGTTGTAGCTCCCTCATGGACTACACAAGAAGTCAGTGATGAGAAATCTGATCACTATGAAAGAGCTCCTAGGGAGAAGTCTTCACAATGTCATGACACACTAAGTAAGCGAGGGATATCAAATTCTGCAGAAGGAAAGGAGGCATTTACTGATTTTGCATCCAGCAGTCAACCTTGTTATGAAAGGGATCCATTATGTGCTTCACACGGTGATCTTTTGCTTTCTGCTGAAAGAGATATAATCAATGAGCGAGAAAAGCTCAAGGAGACTGATGAATACAAGCAAGCAATAGAAGAAGAATGGGCTGCTAGACAGCGACAGCTACAGATTCAG GCAGAAGAGGTTCAGAGATTGcggaagagaagaaaagctgAAACTTTACGTATTCTGGACATGGAGAGAAGGCAAAAACAGCGCTTGGAAGAAGTGAGAGAGACACAAAAGAAG GACGAGGAGAATTTGAACATGAAAGAGAGATTTCGTGTTGAAGTAAGGAAGGAGCTTTATAGATTGGAGGTTACATGCTTTAACATGGCATCATTACTTCGTGGCTTGGGAATCCATGTAGAAGGTGGCTTAAAACCCTTGCCAAACCAG